A region from the Cryptosporangium arvum DSM 44712 genome encodes:
- a CDS encoding substrate-binding domain-containing protein codes for MARGRHRSAVVLRQQASVTAASRPGGRRWWARPWLAAAIVLVLVFGALTFAYVRRSGECTGDPVVLSVVTSPDQQDVVRGLASAWQREDHNFDGHCGEILVRGQESAAVGQALTPSQNGVAVGNRVDVWMPDSSTWITSAAARPGMSRLFAYNRPSVASSPVVLAAPRPMASALGWPRQPISWTKLGLQRINGATWSDFGRPEWGALRLGVGDPRQSTAALGTLLSVVDADMNGQVSEEELHNALMLSRANTLDQPTSAAFLARLRATTDPGTLLAEAGLFPATEQQVAAYDRADPAVPLAAVQPTEGTVFADYPYVTLAASWVDPVRQKIAASFLEVLRSDAGRRAYGRAGFRDPERTTRYSRDLQPVLGMGGPVSDDARGLPSDEAMTKTVVFWSALQRKSNVLAAVDTSGSMTDPAPDGRTTRIRVVQEACLRAIALFSPESGVGLWRFSTKQDGAKDYRQLVPIGPINGALPDKTPRRAALETAIRRDLTPKGATGLFDTTLAAYQYVQKNWQPGRLNLLVILTDGRNEKNGGLTRPQLVQRLRQVMKPDRPVQVIAIGFGSDADLNELRVITAAVGGKAYRADSGSDIDRIFLSTLAPQ; via the coding sequence ATGGCGCGTGGTCGGCACCGCAGCGCGGTGGTTCTCCGCCAACAGGCGTCCGTCACGGCGGCGTCCCGTCCGGGCGGCCGCCGCTGGTGGGCACGTCCGTGGCTGGCCGCGGCGATCGTGCTCGTCCTCGTCTTCGGCGCGCTCACGTTCGCCTACGTGCGCCGCTCCGGCGAGTGCACCGGCGATCCGGTGGTGCTCTCGGTCGTGACCTCGCCCGATCAGCAGGACGTCGTACGTGGGCTGGCCTCCGCCTGGCAGCGCGAGGACCACAACTTCGACGGGCACTGCGGGGAGATCCTGGTTCGCGGCCAGGAGTCCGCGGCGGTCGGCCAGGCGCTGACACCCAGCCAGAACGGCGTGGCCGTGGGGAACCGGGTCGACGTCTGGATGCCCGACTCCTCGACGTGGATCACCAGCGCCGCCGCCCGGCCCGGGATGAGCCGCCTGTTCGCCTACAACCGTCCGAGCGTGGCGTCCTCGCCGGTCGTTCTCGCCGCTCCGCGGCCGATGGCCAGCGCGCTCGGCTGGCCGAGGCAGCCGATCTCCTGGACGAAACTGGGGTTGCAGCGCATCAACGGGGCGACCTGGAGCGACTTCGGCCGTCCGGAGTGGGGGGCGCTGCGCCTCGGCGTCGGTGACCCGCGCCAGTCGACGGCCGCGCTCGGCACCCTGCTCTCGGTCGTCGACGCCGACATGAACGGGCAGGTCAGCGAAGAGGAGCTGCACAACGCGCTGATGCTCTCGCGGGCCAACACCCTCGACCAGCCGACGTCGGCGGCGTTCCTGGCCCGGCTGCGCGCGACGACCGACCCGGGAACGCTGCTCGCCGAGGCCGGCCTCTTCCCGGCCACCGAGCAGCAGGTCGCCGCGTACGACCGGGCCGACCCGGCGGTGCCGCTGGCCGCGGTCCAGCCGACCGAGGGAACGGTCTTCGCCGACTACCCGTACGTGACGCTCGCCGCGTCGTGGGTCGACCCGGTCCGCCAGAAGATCGCGGCCAGCTTCCTGGAGGTGCTCCGGAGCGACGCCGGGCGCCGGGCCTACGGGCGGGCCGGCTTCCGCGACCCGGAGCGGACCACCCGTTACTCCCGGGATCTGCAGCCGGTGCTGGGGATGGGCGGCCCGGTCTCCGACGACGCACGCGGCCTGCCCAGCGACGAGGCGATGACCAAGACCGTCGTGTTCTGGTCGGCGCTGCAGCGCAAGTCGAACGTGCTGGCCGCGGTCGACACGTCCGGTTCGATGACCGACCCGGCTCCGGACGGCAGGACGACCCGGATCCGGGTCGTGCAGGAAGCCTGTCTGCGGGCCATCGCGCTGTTCAGCCCGGAGTCGGGCGTGGGCCTGTGGCGGTTCTCGACCAAGCAGGACGGGGCCAAGGACTACCGGCAGCTGGTGCCGATCGGGCCGATCAACGGCGCGCTGCCGGACAAGACGCCCCGCCGCGCGGCGCTGGAGACCGCGATCCGCCGCGACCTGACCCCGAAGGGCGCCACCGGTCTGTTCGACACGACGCTCGCCGCCTACCAGTACGTGCAGAAGAACTGGCAGCCCGGCCGGCTCAACCTGCTGGTGATCCTCACCGACGGCCGGAACGAGAAGAACGGCGGCCTGACCCGCCCGCAGCTCGTGCAGCGGCTGCGCCAGGTCATGAAGCCCGACCGTCCGGTGCAGGTCATCGCGATCGGTTTCGGCAGCGACGCCGACCTCAACGAGTTGCGCGTCATCACCGCCGCGGTCGGCGGCAAGGCCTATCGGGCCGACAGCGGGAGCGACATCGACCGCATCTTCCTGTCGACGCTGGCGCCGCAGTGA